A region from the Bacteroidales bacterium genome encodes:
- the map gene encoding type I methionyl aminopeptidase, which yields MIYYKTSEEIELIRESALTVSRTLAVVAEYIGEGVTTGKLDKLAEEFIRDTGGVPSFKGYQDFPATLCMSVNEEVVHGIPGDYKLKNGDIISVDCGVYKNGFHGDHAYSFKIGEVDSAVSKLLRITKESLYVGIEAARTGNRIGDIGFAVQNYVQKEGYTVVRELTGHGLGKKLHEDPSVPNFGKRGRGPKIENGMVLAIEPMINLGKKNVRQLSDGWTVITADKKPSAHFEHDIAIIDGKAEILSTFDYLEDVLRKRGMEIS from the coding sequence ATGATTTATTATAAAACAAGTGAAGAAATTGAATTAATAAGGGAAAGTGCATTAACAGTTTCACGAACTCTGGCAGTAGTAGCTGAATATATTGGAGAAGGAGTAACAACCGGAAAGCTTGATAAACTTGCCGAAGAGTTTATCAGAGATACCGGAGGAGTACCGTCTTTTAAGGGGTATCAAGATTTTCCGGCTACTTTGTGTATGTCGGTGAATGAGGAAGTTGTACATGGTATCCCGGGAGATTATAAACTCAAAAACGGTGATATTATTTCTGTTGATTGCGGGGTTTATAAAAATGGGTTTCACGGAGATCATGCATATTCATTTAAAATAGGAGAGGTAGATTCTGCTGTGTCAAAACTGTTGAGGATTACTAAGGAGTCTTTATATGTTGGGATTGAAGCCGCAAGAACAGGGAACAGAATAGGAGATATTGGGTTTGCTGTTCAAAATTATGTGCAAAAAGAAGGTTATACAGTTGTAAGGGAATTAACCGGACACGGATTAGGTAAAAAATTGCATGAAGATCCTTCTGTTCCTAATTTCGGTAAAAGAGGCAGAGGCCCAAAGATTGAAAACGGAATGGTATTGGCCATTGAGCCGATGATTAATTTAGGCAAAAAAAATGTCAGACAATTATCTGACGGTTGGACTGTTATTACTGCAGACAAAAAACCGTCGGCACATTTTGAACATGATATTGCAATTATTGACGGTAAAGCTGAAATATTATCAACTTTTGATTATTTGGAAGATGTTCTAAGGAAGAGGGGAATGGAAATAAGTTAG
- a CDS encoding AraC family transcriptional regulator, protein MLSYKQEQLNKKQFFKKHDFRKSRKLIFALLFVLLQVFAGFSQSEQKIAGLQKELSLYIANNDSTDIAKTYYSLGKIAFNSERNYESEIYLKKALKFSNKSEQRMKIYSKLGTVNWRKGKFDDAMVYYRKSLKFSEKIGDKKYQATALNNIGFIYAEYDNIDKTLEYYKNALEIRKEINYKKGVAWSYNSIGRVYNELDSLNKALIFFNKALIIFREINFYEGESNTLNNVGNVYMKKKKYKLAIKHHLEALNIRKNRNLLYLTAESYKNLTKIYIQISEYKNAEDAVKKGISISKNIKSKKLLKNFYYQLFELNKSKNNYRKALENHLIYSEYKDSLFTVESENKISELEIQYQTEKKEQKIKLLNTKNKLNSEIISGQKSKLLFLIVGSSILLIVFTIVLLIYFQRNKAYKMLVKQNIEITNLEKTQKHKISKHEISNEQQIINNLLTIIEENKYFLNTSCTIDELAKKIDTNRQYLSTIINNKFNSNFSSFINTYRVKEARRLLLDKEYNKYTIDAIANLSGFNNRATFNTAFKKITGISPSFFKKEQNLIS, encoded by the coding sequence ATGCTTTCTTATAAACAAGAACAATTAAATAAAAAACAATTCTTCAAAAAGCATGATTTTCGAAAATCACGCAAATTAATATTTGCTTTATTATTTGTTTTGCTGCAAGTATTTGCAGGTTTCTCACAATCTGAACAAAAAATTGCCGGTTTGCAAAAGGAATTATCTTTATATATAGCTAATAATGATTCAACTGATATTGCAAAAACTTATTATTCACTCGGGAAAATTGCTTTTAATTCAGAAAGGAATTATGAATCAGAAATATATTTAAAAAAAGCTTTAAAATTTTCAAATAAATCAGAACAGAGAATGAAAATTTACAGTAAATTGGGCACTGTCAATTGGCGTAAAGGAAAATTTGATGATGCTATGGTTTATTACAGAAAATCTTTGAAATTTAGTGAAAAAATTGGAGATAAAAAATATCAAGCAACAGCATTAAACAATATTGGTTTTATTTATGCCGAATATGATAATATAGATAAAACACTTGAATATTATAAAAATGCTCTTGAGATTCGCAAAGAAATTAATTATAAAAAAGGAGTGGCTTGGTCGTATAACAGCATTGGTCGTGTGTATAATGAGTTAGACAGCCTCAACAAAGCATTGATTTTTTTCAATAAAGCTTTGATAATATTCAGAGAAATTAATTTTTACGAAGGTGAATCAAATACTTTAAATAATGTTGGTAATGTTTATATGAAAAAAAAGAAATATAAACTTGCAATTAAACACCACTTGGAAGCATTAAATATCCGAAAAAACAGAAACCTCTTATATCTGACAGCAGAGTCATATAAAAACCTCACAAAAATTTATATCCAAATTTCAGAATATAAAAATGCAGAAGATGCTGTTAAAAAAGGAATTTCAATTTCAAAAAATATTAAATCAAAAAAATTATTAAAGAATTTTTACTATCAATTGTTTGAGTTAAATAAAAGTAAAAACAATTACAGAAAAGCTCTTGAAAATCATTTAATATACTCAGAGTATAAAGACAGTTTATTTACAGTTGAAAGCGAAAACAAAATATCGGAACTTGAAATTCAATATCAAACAGAGAAAAAAGAACAGAAGATTAAGCTTTTAAATACAAAGAATAAACTGAATTCAGAAATAATATCCGGGCAGAAAAGCAAATTGTTGTTTTTAATTGTGGGTTCAAGTATTTTACTTATTGTGTTTACAATTGTTTTACTCATATATTTTCAAAGGAATAAAGCATATAAAATGTTGGTGAAGCAAAACATTGAAATTACAAATCTTGAAAAAACACAAAAACACAAAATATCGAAGCACGAAATTTCAAATGAACAACAAATCATAAATAATTTATTAACCATTATCGAAGAAAATAAATATTTCTTGAACACATCTTGCACTATTGATGAACTTGCAAAAAAGATTGATACAAACAGACAATACTTATCAACAATAATTAATAACAAGTTCAATTCTAATTTCAGTAGTTTTATTAATACATACAGAGTTAAAGAAGCCCGAAGACTATTGTTAGATAAGGAATATAACAAATATACCATTGATGCAATAGCTAATCTTTCAGGTTTTAATAACAGAGCTACTTTTAATACAGCGTTTAAAAAAATTACCGGTATTTCTCCTTCTTTTTTCAAAAAAGAACAAAATCTTATCTCATAA